One window of Pseudomonas urmiensis genomic DNA carries:
- a CDS encoding MBOAT family O-acyltransferase encodes MSFLSIEFGLCFTLFFLLYWSLCWSVRLQNALLLTASYALVASFSLQSLYILLGYSALVYLLGQLTARYPGRWFNPVLLLALVLGCFYLFKYQEFFVAGAQSALAALGLTVSLPILELLVPIGLSFYAFHSVSYLVSINRRELAPVPVLDLALYLAFFPSLVAGPVNRAAHMLPQIRPQAMRQVLEPQRALGLIALAVVKLFFFSAWLGSEWVDPVFDTPGSASPEQVLLSVYGYSFLIYFNFSGYTNLVTGIALLLGVRLPDNFNAPYAAHNLKEFWARWHISLSRFIRDYVYIPLGGNRQGVWRGNLNMLLAMLVSGLWHGASLNFIIWGALHGVGLAIYKLFDQLLPGFARLPGAGLLARLLTFHYVAFAWIFFRSPTLDSALEMLGDIAQVSVAGLNSSSGLLILASVLLVASYPQWLSLLRQGFAASQRLPWQLYPIPLALFVSLVIFASQSGVPGFIYASF; translated from the coding sequence GTGAGCTTCCTTTCGATCGAATTCGGCTTGTGCTTCACGCTGTTCTTCCTGCTCTATTGGAGCCTGTGCTGGAGCGTGCGTTTGCAGAATGCGCTGCTGCTGACCGCCAGTTATGCCTTGGTGGCCAGTTTCAGCCTGCAATCGCTGTACATCCTGCTCGGCTACAGCGCACTGGTGTACCTGCTCGGGCAATTGACAGCGCGCTATCCCGGGCGCTGGTTCAACCCGGTCTTGTTACTGGCCCTGGTGCTGGGCTGCTTCTATCTATTCAAGTACCAGGAGTTCTTCGTCGCGGGTGCGCAGAGCGCGCTGGCAGCGCTGGGGCTGACGGTTTCGCTGCCGATTCTGGAGTTGCTGGTGCCGATCGGGCTGTCGTTCTATGCCTTCCACTCGGTCAGCTACCTGGTGTCGATCAATCGCCGTGAGCTTGCGCCTGTGCCCGTGCTGGATCTGGCGCTGTACCTGGCGTTCTTCCCCAGCCTGGTGGCGGGGCCGGTCAATCGTGCAGCGCACATGCTGCCGCAGATTCGCCCACAGGCCATGCGCCAGGTACTCGAGCCACAGCGTGCGCTGGGGCTGATCGCCCTGGCGGTGGTGAAGTTATTCTTCTTCAGCGCCTGGCTGGGCAGCGAGTGGGTCGATCCGGTATTCGACACCCCCGGCAGCGCCAGCCCCGAGCAGGTGCTGCTGAGCGTGTATGGCTACAGCTTCCTGATCTATTTCAACTTCAGCGGCTACACCAACCTGGTCACCGGTATCGCCCTGCTATTGGGAGTGCGCTTGCCGGACAACTTCAACGCCCCCTACGCGGCACATAACCTCAAGGAATTCTGGGCGCGTTGGCACATCAGCCTGTCGCGCTTCATCCGCGATTACGTGTACATCCCGCTGGGCGGCAACCGGCAGGGGGTGTGGCGGGGCAACCTGAACATGTTGCTGGCCATGCTGGTGTCCGGCCTGTGGCACGGCGCGAGCCTGAACTTCATTATCTGGGGCGCGCTGCATGGCGTCGGTCTGGCGATCTATAAGCTGTTCGACCAGTTGTTGCCTGGCTTTGCCCGACTGCCTGGGGCAGGGCTGCTGGCTCGCCTATTGACCTTCCATTACGTCGCCTTCGCCTGGATTTTCTTCCGCAGCCCAACCCTGGACAGCGCCCTGGAAATGCTCGGCGATATTGCCCAGGTCAGTGTCGCGGGGCTGAATTCGTCCAGCGGCCTGCTGATTCTGGCCAGCGTGCTGTTGGTGGCCAGTTATCCCCAGTGGCTGAGCTTGCTACGCCAGGGTTTCGCCGCGAGCCAGCGGTTGCCCTGGCAGCTCTATCCGATCCCGCTGGCGTTGTTCGTGTCGCTGGTGATCTTCGCTTCGCAGTCGGGTGTGCCGGGGTTCATTTATGCCAGCTTCTAA
- a CDS encoding exodeoxyribonuclease VII small subunit, which translates to MARKKTSIDFEQSLADLQALVERLENGELSLEESLAAFEQGIALTRDCQGALAQAEQKVQILLERDGELAAQPFDAEPQE; encoded by the coding sequence ATGGCCCGCAAAAAAACCTCCATCGATTTCGAACAATCCCTCGCCGATCTGCAAGCGCTGGTCGAGCGCCTGGAGAACGGTGAATTGTCGCTGGAAGAGTCGCTGGCCGCCTTCGAGCAAGGCATCGCCCTGACCCGTGACTGCCAGGGCGCCCTGGCCCAGGCCGAGCAAAAAGTGCAAATCCTGCTCGAGCGCGACGGCGAGCTGGCCGCTCAGCCGTTCGACGCGGAGCCGCAAGAATGA
- the ispA gene encoding (2E,6E)-farnesyl diphosphate synthase, producing the protein MINSYQATCQARVDAALEQLFQAPSAELQRLYEAMRYSVMNGGKRVRPLLAYAACEAFGAPAEDANGAACAVELIHAYSLVHDDLPAMDDDDLRRGQPTTHKKFDEACAILAGDGLQSLAFDALLDPRLSSQTAATRLDMVQTLAKAAGPAGMVGGQAIDLGSVGLKLDQQALEYMHRHKTGALIEASVRLGALASARAEQAQLDALQVYAQAIGLAFQVQDDILDVESDTATLGKRQGADIARDKPTYPALLGLDAAKAYAIELRDQALAALQGFGDNAEPLRALARYIVERRH; encoded by the coding sequence ATGATCAATAGCTACCAGGCCACCTGCCAGGCACGCGTCGATGCCGCTCTCGAACAGCTGTTCCAGGCGCCGTCGGCAGAGCTGCAGCGGCTCTATGAAGCCATGCGCTACAGCGTGATGAATGGCGGCAAGCGCGTGCGCCCGCTGCTCGCCTATGCCGCCTGCGAAGCCTTTGGCGCGCCGGCCGAAGACGCCAATGGCGCGGCCTGTGCGGTCGAACTGATCCACGCTTACTCGCTGGTCCACGATGACCTGCCGGCGATGGACGATGACGACCTGCGCCGTGGTCAGCCGACCACCCATAAAAAATTCGACGAAGCCTGCGCGATCCTCGCTGGCGACGGCCTGCAGAGCCTGGCCTTCGACGCCCTGCTCGACCCGCGCCTGAGCAGCCAAACCGCTGCCACCCGCCTGGACATGGTGCAAACCCTGGCCAAGGCCGCCGGCCCTGCCGGCATGGTCGGCGGGCAGGCCATCGACCTCGGCTCGGTGGGTTTGAAGCTCGACCAGCAAGCCCTGGAGTACATGCACCGGCACAAGACCGGCGCCCTGATCGAAGCCAGCGTGCGCCTCGGCGCCCTGGCCAGCGCGCGCGCCGAACAGGCCCAACTGGATGCCTTGCAGGTGTATGCCCAGGCCATCGGCCTGGCCTTCCAGGTGCAGGACGATATCCTCGACGTCGAGAGTGACACCGCCACCTTGGGCAAACGCCAGGGCGCTGACATAGCCCGTGACAAACCGACCTATCCAGCCTTGCTTGGCCTGGATGCGGCCAAGGCCTACGCGATCGAGCTGCGCGACCAGGCGCTGGCTGCATTGCAGGGCTTTGGTGATAACGCCGAGCCGCTGCGCGCGCTGGCCCGCTATATCGTCGAGCGGCGCCACTAA
- the dxs gene encoding 1-deoxy-D-xylulose-5-phosphate synthase, whose product MPTTFQEIPRERPVTPLLDRADTPAGLRRLAEADLENLADELRQELLYTVGQTGGHFGAGLGVIELTVALHYVFDTPDDRLVWDVGHQAYPHKILTGRRQRMLSLRQKDGIAAFPRRVESEYDTFGVGHSSTSISAALGMAIAARLQNSPRKSIAVIGDGALTAGMAFEALNHAQEVNADMLVILNDNDMSISRNVGGLSNYLAKILSSRTYASMREGSKKVLSRLPGAWEIARRTEEYAKGMLVPGTLFEELGWNYIGPIDGHDLPTLIATLRNMRDLKGPQFLHVVTKKGKGFAPAEVDPIGYHAITKLEPADKPVAPKQASGPKYSAVFGQWLCDMAAADNRLVGITPAMKEGSDLVAFSERFPERYFDVAIAEQHAVTLAAGMACEGAKPVVAIYSTFLQRAYDQLIHDVAVQNLDVLFAIDRAGLVGEDGPTHAGSYDLSYLRCIPGMLVMTPSDENELRKMLSTGHLYNGPAAVRYPRGTGPNAPISGDLEPLEIGKGVVRRQGEKVALLVFGVQLAEALHVAEQINATVVDMRFVKPLDEALIRELAANHELLVTIEENAIMGGAGAAVGEFLAREALLKPLLHLGLPDIYVEHAKPAQMLAECGLDAAGIEASVRARMAKLSL is encoded by the coding sequence ATGCCCACGACGTTTCAAGAGATCCCCCGCGAACGCCCGGTCACCCCGTTGCTGGACCGCGCCGATACGCCCGCCGGCCTGCGCCGGCTGGCTGAAGCCGACCTGGAGAACCTGGCCGACGAATTGCGCCAGGAGTTGCTCTATACCGTTGGTCAGACTGGCGGGCACTTCGGCGCCGGCCTGGGCGTGATCGAATTGACGGTTGCCCTGCACTACGTCTTCGACACCCCGGACGATCGTCTGGTGTGGGACGTCGGTCACCAGGCCTACCCGCACAAGATCCTCACCGGCCGCCGCCAGCGCATGCTCAGCCTGCGCCAGAAGGATGGCATCGCCGCCTTCCCGCGCCGCGTCGAAAGTGAGTACGACACCTTCGGCGTCGGCCACTCCAGCACCTCGATCAGTGCCGCGCTGGGCATGGCGATTGCCGCCCGCCTGCAAAACAGCCCGCGTAAATCGATCGCGGTGATCGGTGACGGCGCGCTGACTGCGGGCATGGCCTTCGAGGCGTTGAACCACGCCCAGGAAGTCAACGCCGACATGCTGGTGATCCTCAACGACAACGACATGTCGATCTCGCGCAACGTCGGCGGGTTGTCCAACTACCTGGCCAAGATCCTCTCCAGCCGCACCTACGCAAGCATGCGCGAGGGCAGCAAGAAGGTCCTCTCGCGTTTGCCTGGAGCCTGGGAAATCGCCCGGCGCACTGAAGAATACGCCAAGGGCATGCTGGTTCCCGGCACCCTGTTCGAAGAGCTGGGCTGGAACTACATCGGCCCGATCGACGGCCACGACCTGCCGACCCTGATCGCCACCCTGCGCAACATGCGTGACCTCAAGGGCCCGCAGTTCCTGCATGTGGTGACCAAAAAGGGCAAGGGCTTCGCCCCCGCCGAAGTCGACCCGATCGGCTACCACGCCATTACCAAGCTCGAACCTGCCGACAAACCGGTCGCGCCGAAACAAGCCAGCGGCCCTAAATACTCCGCCGTGTTCGGCCAATGGCTGTGCGACATGGCCGCCGCCGACAATCGCCTGGTGGGCATTACCCCGGCGATGAAGGAAGGCTCGGACCTGGTGGCGTTCAGCGAGCGCTTCCCCGAGCGCTACTTCGACGTGGCCATTGCCGAGCAGCACGCTGTGACCCTGGCTGCGGGCATGGCCTGCGAAGGCGCCAAGCCGGTGGTGGCGATCTACTCGACCTTCCTGCAGCGTGCCTACGACCAGCTGATTCACGACGTGGCGGTGCAGAACCTCGATGTGCTGTTCGCCATCGACCGCGCCGGCCTGGTCGGTGAAGACGGCCCGACCCATGCTGGCAGCTACGACTTGTCGTACCTGCGGTGCATCCCCGGCATGCTGGTGATGACCCCGAGCGATGAGAACGAGCTGCGCAAGATGCTCAGCACCGGCCACCTGTACAACGGCCCGGCTGCGGTACGCTATCCGCGTGGCACTGGCCCGAATGCGCCGATCAGTGGCGATCTTGAGCCGCTGGAAATTGGTAAAGGCGTGGTCCGTCGCCAGGGCGAGAAAGTCGCCCTGCTGGTGTTCGGCGTGCAATTGGCCGAGGCCCTACACGTGGCTGAGCAGATCAACGCGACCGTGGTCGACATGCGCTTCGTCAAACCACTGGATGAGGCCTTGATACGCGAGCTGGCGGCCAACCACGAACTGCTGGTGACCATCGAAGAGAACGCCATCATGGGCGGCGCGGGCGCTGCGGTGGGCGAGTTCCTCGCTCGCGAGGCGCTGCTCAAGCCGCTGCTGCACCTGGGGCTGCCGGACATCTATGTCGAACACGCCAAGCCTGCACAGATGCTGGCCGAATGCGGGCTGGATGCGGCGGGGATCGAAGCATCGGTGCGCGCGCGGATGGCCAAGCTCAGCCTCTGA
- a CDS encoding TonB-dependent receptor domain-containing protein produces the protein MELPVKIPTLTTLLCLPTTLLAAEPARDDALKLPDVLISASRQVESRTTTSAANSVFTRSDIDRLQPSSVSDLLTRVPGVQVAPTGGRGSLPGIFIRGTKAAQSLVLVDGVRIANATSGDSGLQFLDVDQIERIEVLRGSRSAVYGSDAIGGVIQIFTRRSSGPGLQPRLRLAAGSNQTWQRSLGLSGGDGATRFSLGASLDETAGIDSTGPSFASDGDHDAYRNQSFNLSLSHSFNERFEAGLNLLDSRGRSEYDNPYGRFDPVTFESFGQKPYTDFSVSSVGSYFDAQVNDVWHSRLELGHSENRDDKRDKLSAERFVYNTYRDQVTWQNDLSLGERHSLLLGGDWYQDRAQGTTEFIEGSRWNRAVFVQHRYAGEGFSSELGLRHDRNQQFGRETTLSASLTLPVTERNDLLLSYSEGFRAPTLNDLYDPQYGNPELKPEHSKSYELQWRSQLTSSSRLEASLYRTDLRDAIIFPDMQTKPYNVASARIDGVELTLHQQWQAWQAQLGLAVIDPRDRDSGHTLARRARRTLSLDVDRQFERFSVGGSWQAVSSSYNEEKNLNRLAGYGLLGLRGSWTASQQIRVDLKLDNLLDKGYSRALYSYDNSNYGYREEGRTWLLSLTWTPAL, from the coding sequence ATGGAACTGCCAGTGAAAATCCCAACCCTCACCACCCTGCTCTGCTTGCCGACCACCCTGCTGGCCGCCGAACCGGCCCGCGACGACGCCCTGAAACTCCCCGACGTGCTGATCAGCGCCAGCCGCCAGGTTGAATCGCGCACCACCACCAGCGCTGCCAACAGCGTATTCACCCGCAGCGACATCGACCGCCTGCAACCGAGCAGCGTCAGCGACCTACTGACCCGCGTGCCCGGCGTCCAGGTCGCCCCCACCGGCGGTCGCGGCAGCCTACCGGGGATCTTCATCCGCGGCACCAAGGCCGCCCAGAGCCTGGTGCTGGTCGACGGCGTACGTATCGCCAACGCCACCTCTGGCGACAGCGGCCTGCAGTTTCTCGACGTCGACCAGATCGAGCGCATCGAAGTGCTGCGCGGTTCGCGCTCGGCGGTCTATGGCAGCGACGCCATTGGCGGGGTTATCCAGATCTTCACCCGCCGCAGCAGCGGCCCTGGCCTGCAACCGCGCCTGCGCCTGGCGGCCGGCAGCAACCAAACCTGGCAGCGCAGCCTGGGCCTGTCTGGCGGTGACGGCGCTACCCGTTTCAGTCTGGGCGCCAGCCTGGACGAAACCGCTGGCATCGACTCGACCGGCCCGTCCTTTGCCAGCGACGGTGACCATGACGCCTATCGCAACCAATCATTCAACCTAAGCCTGAGCCACTCCTTCAACGAGCGCTTCGAAGCCGGCTTGAACCTGCTCGACAGCCGTGGTCGCAGTGAATACGACAACCCTTACGGGCGCTTCGACCCGGTCACCTTCGAGAGTTTCGGCCAGAAGCCTTACACTGACTTCAGTGTCAGCAGCGTAGGCAGCTACTTCGACGCGCAGGTGAACGACGTCTGGCACTCGCGCCTGGAACTGGGCCACAGCGAGAACCGCGACGACAAGCGCGACAAACTCAGCGCTGAGCGCTTCGTCTACAACACCTACCGTGACCAGGTCACCTGGCAGAACGACCTGAGCCTGGGTGAACGCCACAGCCTGTTGCTGGGTGGCGATTGGTATCAGGACCGCGCTCAGGGCACGACCGAGTTCATCGAGGGCAGTCGCTGGAACCGTGCGGTATTTGTGCAGCATCGTTATGCCGGCGAAGGGTTCTCTAGCGAACTTGGCCTGCGCCACGACCGCAACCAGCAGTTCGGCCGCGAAACCACATTGAGTGCAAGCCTGACCCTGCCGGTAACCGAGCGCAACGACCTGCTGCTGTCCTACAGCGAGGGCTTTCGCGCACCAACGCTGAATGATCTCTACGATCCTCAGTACGGCAATCCTGAGCTCAAGCCCGAGCATTCCAAGAGTTACGAGCTGCAATGGCGCAGCCAATTGACCAGCAGCAGCCGCCTGGAAGCCTCGCTGTACCGCACCGACCTGCGTGACGCGATCATCTTCCCCGACATGCAGACCAAGCCCTACAACGTGGCCAGCGCGCGCATCGACGGGGTGGAGCTGACCCTGCATCAGCAGTGGCAAGCCTGGCAGGCCCAATTGGGCCTGGCGGTGATCGATCCGCGTGATCGCGACAGCGGGCACACCCTGGCCCGCCGCGCCCGTCGCACCCTGAGCCTGGATGTCGATCGGCAGTTCGAACGGTTCAGTGTCGGTGGCAGTTGGCAGGCGGTCAGCAGCAGCTACAACGAGGAGAAGAACCTCAATCGGCTCGCAGGCTATGGCTTGCTTGGCCTGCGTGGCAGTTGGACGGCCAGCCAGCAGATCAGGGTCGACCTGAAGTTGGATAACCTGCTGGACAAAGGCTACAGCCGTGCGCTGTACAGCTATGACAACAGCAACTACGGCTATCGCGAAGAAGGCCGCACCTGGCTGCTGAGCCTTACCTGGACGCCGGCACTCTAG
- a CDS encoding cobalamin-binding protein, translated as MRVFLCLLLLLVGGAHAAAGPRVISLAPSMTEIMLELHADDLLVGMLDGGERPAGLAALPSVGRHGQLDMERLLSLKPDLLLLWPGSVAPAQRDQLRRLGIATFSDEAKNLDQLIEQIETIGVRVGRAEQARHYTAQLRARLQALRERYQRDRPLAVFYQVWDKPLYTLGGQQIVSDALTVCGARNVFADLTQPAPLVSVESVLARDPEVILAADNAQLTPWKAWPQLRATANQQLLVVPDKGLERPSGQMIEATAKLCAVLDARVPASR; from the coding sequence ATGCGCGTCTTTCTTTGCCTGCTGTTGCTACTGGTTGGTGGTGCTCACGCAGCGGCTGGGCCACGGGTAATCAGCCTGGCGCCGTCGATGACGGAAATCATGCTCGAGCTGCACGCCGATGACCTGCTGGTGGGGATGCTCGACGGCGGCGAACGGCCCGCAGGGTTGGCTGCGTTGCCTTCGGTGGGGCGTCACGGCCAGCTGGACATGGAACGCCTGCTCAGCCTCAAGCCCGACTTGCTGCTGCTCTGGCCTGGCAGTGTTGCCCCGGCCCAGCGCGATCAGCTGCGCCGCCTGGGCATCGCTACCTTCAGTGATGAAGCGAAAAACCTCGACCAACTGATCGAGCAGATCGAGACCATCGGTGTGCGGGTGGGTCGCGCTGAGCAGGCTCGGCACTATACCGCGCAACTGCGTGCCCGCCTGCAAGCGCTGCGCGAGCGCTACCAACGTGATCGGCCGCTGGCGGTGTTCTATCAGGTGTGGGACAAACCGCTGTATACCTTGGGTGGCCAGCAGATCGTCAGCGATGCGCTGACTGTCTGTGGCGCGCGCAATGTCTTTGCCGACCTGACGCAGCCGGCGCCGCTGGTCAGCGTAGAGTCGGTGCTGGCGCGTGATCCAGAAGTGATCCTGGCCGCTGACAACGCGCAGCTGACGCCGTGGAAGGCCTGGCCGCAACTGCGGGCCACGGCCAATCAGCAGCTGCTGGTGGTGCCAGACAAGGGCCTGGAGCGGCCCAGCGGGCAGATGATCGAAGCGACCGCCAAGCTCTGCGCAGTGCTCGACGCTAGAGTGCCGGCGTCCAGGTAA
- a CDS encoding MFS transporter: MTRSEVKRRLALAWWQYLAVGLLPLPVMAWAFGGGDGLIPVLAMPLFIAGAATMFLSLPRFGAYKRALIATSKVLGTPEEPAAWIELARVRRMAMLFACIPAWVAALSVLVGLEAVAQILLALSTLVLLYLYRIPRQLG; encoded by the coding sequence GTGACCCGCAGCGAGGTGAAGCGGCGCCTGGCGCTGGCCTGGTGGCAATACCTGGCAGTCGGGCTGTTGCCGCTGCCAGTGATGGCCTGGGCCTTCGGTGGTGGCGACGGACTGATCCCGGTGCTGGCCATGCCACTGTTCATCGCGGGAGCCGCGACCATGTTCCTCAGCCTGCCACGTTTCGGTGCCTACAAGCGGGCGTTGATTGCCACCTCCAAGGTGCTCGGCACCCCTGAAGAGCCGGCCGCCTGGATCGAGCTGGCGCGGGTGCGGCGCATGGCCATGCTGTTCGCCTGCATCCCCGCCTGGGTCGCCGCGTTGTCAGTCTTGGTCGGGCTGGAAGCGGTAGCGCAAATCCTTCTGGCGCTGTCCACCTTGGTGCTGCTGTACCTCTATCGCATTCCGCGTCAGCTGGGCTGA
- the ribA gene encoding GTP cyclohydrolase II yields MPVVFVAASKLPTPFATFTMHGFLDEATGREHVVLSLGDIADGEPVLGRLHSECLTGDALFSQRCDCGSQLEAALQAIAREGRGVLLYLRQEGRGIGLLNKIRAYELQDGGADTVEANERLGFAADQRDYAMCLPMLEHLGVKALRLMTNNPRKVKALTSMGINVAERVPLHTGHNPHNRLYLATKAGKLGHMMGTEHQGEVPQA; encoded by the coding sequence GTGCCCGTCGTCTTTGTTGCCGCCTCGAAACTCCCGACTCCCTTCGCGACCTTCACCATGCATGGCTTTCTCGACGAAGCCACTGGCCGTGAGCACGTGGTGCTCAGCCTGGGTGATATCGCTGACGGCGAGCCGGTGCTCGGGCGCCTGCATTCCGAGTGCCTGACCGGTGATGCCTTGTTCAGCCAGCGTTGCGACTGCGGCTCGCAACTCGAAGCCGCCCTGCAAGCCATCGCCCGTGAAGGCCGTGGCGTGCTGCTGTACCTGCGCCAGGAAGGTCGTGGCATTGGCCTGTTGAACAAGATCCGCGCCTATGAGCTGCAAGATGGCGGCGCCGATACCGTCGAGGCCAACGAGCGCCTGGGCTTCGCCGCTGACCAGCGCGACTATGCCATGTGCCTGCCGATGCTCGAGCACCTGGGCGTCAAGGCGCTGCGCTTGATGACCAACAACCCGCGCAAGGTCAAGGCGCTGACCAGCATGGGCATCAACGTCGCCGAGCGCGTGCCGCTGCATACCGGCCACAACCCGCACAACCGCCTGTACCTGGCGACCAAGGCTGGCAAGCTTGGCCATATGATGGGCACCGAGCACCAAGGCGAGGTGCCTCAGGCGTGA
- a CDS encoding substrate-binding periplasmic protein has translation MGIRTALLAMLLLLSGSVCAANVQGQHPAQIHLVSEEWLDYTNADGTGVAWDVLRKVFEPAGVKVLIQSAPYSRAVGLVKRGEADAWVGSYKEENDDNLYPRWHFDMDHIYALGLASKPEPTPENIGQYRLAWVRGYDYGSYLPNVHQFREIQRREGILPMLEHERVDFYIDALTEVDYVLGQAAQPERFRRTHIAELPLYLAFAKNEQGKSLKDLFDRRMEQLVRSGELKAIYEKWQQPYPFTADSQPH, from the coding sequence ATGGGCATAAGGACGGCGTTGCTGGCGATGTTGCTGCTGCTCAGCGGCAGCGTGTGTGCCGCTAACGTGCAGGGGCAGCACCCTGCGCAGATCCACCTGGTCAGTGAAGAATGGCTCGACTACACCAATGCCGACGGCACCGGGGTGGCCTGGGACGTACTGCGCAAAGTGTTCGAGCCGGCCGGGGTCAAAGTGCTGATCCAGAGTGCGCCTTACAGCCGCGCGGTGGGCTTGGTCAAACGTGGCGAAGCGGATGCCTGGGTCGGCTCCTACAAGGAAGAGAACGACGACAACCTCTATCCGCGTTGGCATTTCGACATGGACCATATCTATGCCTTGGGCCTTGCCAGCAAGCCGGAACCTACCCCTGAGAACATTGGCCAGTACCGGTTGGCCTGGGTGCGCGGCTATGACTACGGCAGTTACCTGCCCAATGTTCATCAATTCCGCGAGATCCAGCGGCGTGAAGGGATCCTGCCGATGCTCGAGCACGAGCGAGTGGATTTCTACATCGATGCGCTGACTGAAGTCGACTACGTGCTGGGCCAGGCGGCGCAGCCTGAGCGCTTCCGGCGTACCCATATCGCTGAGTTGCCGCTGTATCTGGCATTTGCCAAGAACGAACAGGGTAAATCCTTGAAAGACTTGTTTGACCGGCGCATGGAGCAATTGGTGCGTAGCGGCGAGCTGAAAGCGATCTACGAAAAGTGGCAGCAGCCGTATCCATTTACTGCGGACAGTCAGCCCCATTAA